The following are from one region of the Novosphingobium humi genome:
- a CDS encoding c-type cytochrome, which yields MSGRFNTIAGWVLGSAVVALGLSSLSGHYFRADKENRPENMGFPIEGVSGAKSGPAEAPIEELLAKADPAKGAQVFAKCASCHTITAGGPNGIGPNIHGILGDDIGKGRGGFAFSAGLSAKGGKWDFAKMNEWLTNPRAFADGTKMTFAGLESAEDRAAVMVYLNQQGSNLPLPAAPAAAAPAAPAGDAAAAPADAASAAESAK from the coding sequence ATGAGCGGTCGTTTCAATACCATTGCCGGTTGGGTTCTGGGTTCTGCTGTGGTTGCGCTGGGGCTTTCCAGCCTGTCGGGCCACTATTTCCGCGCCGACAAGGAAAACCGCCCCGAAAACATGGGCTTTCCTATCGAAGGCGTGTCGGGCGCCAAATCCGGCCCGGCCGAGGCGCCGATCGAGGAACTGCTGGCCAAGGCGGACCCCGCCAAGGGCGCGCAGGTCTTCGCCAAATGCGCCTCGTGCCATACGATCACGGCCGGCGGCCCCAATGGGATCGGGCCGAATATCCATGGCATCCTTGGCGATGATATCGGCAAGGGTCGCGGCGGCTTTGCCTTCTCGGCGGGCCTGTCGGCCAAGGGCGGCAAGTGGGACTTTGCCAAGATGAACGAGTGGCTGACAAACCCGCGCGCCTTTGCCGATGGCACCAAGATGACCTTTGCGGGTCTGGAATCGGCCGAGGATCGCGCGGCGGTCATGGTCTATCTGAACCAGCAGGGTTCGAACCTGCCTCTGCCTGCGGCCCCTGCGGCGGCGGCGCCGGCGGCGCCGGCGGGTGATGCGGCGGCGGCTCCGGCCGATGCGGCCTCGGCGGCCGAAAGCGCCAAGTAA
- a CDS encoding GDP-mannose 4,6-dehydratase — MKVLVTGAAGFIGYSLAVKLLERGDSVIGLDMVNDYYDVTLKEARIARLREMGGNRFTFVRQDFSQYEPLVESLSGLEFERIVHLGAQAGVRYSITNPHAYLHSNLAGHLNMLEIGRHRGVENMVYASSSSVYGGNTKLPFAVEDRVDQPISLYAATKKADELMSETYAHLYRLPLTGLRFFTVYGPWGRPDMMMWIFTKAIAAGKPIPVFNNGDMYRDFTYIDDIIAGVIASLDNPAPDDGEVKAGGSTKPHRLYNIGNHKSEHLMRVVEILEEQIGKKAIIDFQPMQPGDVRQSFADIDAIARDHGYAPTTSIDVGVPKFIEWYKSYHGV, encoded by the coding sequence ATGAAGGTTCTGGTTACGGGCGCGGCGGGTTTCATCGGCTACAGCCTTGCGGTCAAATTGCTGGAGCGCGGCGATTCCGTGATCGGGCTCGACATGGTCAATGACTATTACGACGTCACGCTCAAGGAAGCCCGCATCGCCCGCCTGCGTGAAATGGGTGGCAATCGCTTCACCTTCGTGCGTCAGGACTTTTCCCAATACGAACCGCTGGTCGAATCGCTTTCGGGCCTCGAATTTGAACGCATCGTCCATCTGGGCGCGCAGGCGGGCGTGCGCTATTCGATCACCAACCCCCACGCCTATCTGCATTCCAACCTTGCCGGGCATTTGAACATGCTGGAAATCGGGCGGCATCGCGGCGTCGAAAACATGGTCTATGCCTCATCCTCCTCGGTCTATGGCGGCAACACCAAACTGCCCTTCGCCGTCGAGGACCGCGTGGACCAGCCCATCAGCCTCTATGCCGCCACCAAAAAGGCCGACGAGCTGATGAGCGAAACCTACGCCCATCTCTACCGCCTGCCGCTGACCGGCCTGCGCTTCTTCACTGTCTATGGTCCATGGGGCCGCCCCGACATGATGATGTGGATCTTCACCAAGGCCATCGCGGCCGGAAAGCCCATCCCCGTTTTCAACAACGGCGATATGTACCGCGACTTCACCTATATCGACGACATCATCGCGGGCGTCATCGCCAGCCTCGACAACCCCGCCCCCGACGATGGCGAGGTCAAAGCGGGCGGCTCAACCAAACCCCACCGCCTCTACAACATCGGCAACCACAAATCCGAACACCTGATGCGCGTGGTCGAAATCCTCGAAGAACAGATCGGCAAAAAAGCCATCATCGACTTCCAGCCCATGCAGCCCGGCGACGTGCGCCAGTCCTTCGCCGACATCGACGCCATCGCCCGCGACCACGGATACGCCCCCACCACCAGCATCGACGTGGGTGTGCCCAAGTTTATCGAGTGGTATAAGTCGTATCATGGGGTTTGA
- a CDS encoding threonine aldolase family protein has protein sequence MPFMSDNAAPVHPAVWAAMQAADAPQPPYDGDNLSAAMDDAFSALFGRPCAAMWVASGTAANCLALAAMVRPYEAVLCHELAHIERDECGAPGFFTHGAKLVLAGGDHAKMTPQTARDRLARVGVGVEHTPVTALSITQASEAGCVYSPGEVAAMGAFAREKGLRFHMDGARFANAVAHLGCSPAAASCEGGVEALSFGFVKNGGMGAEALIFFAPDMVEATRYNRKRAGHLQSKGRYLAAQILAMLKGDLWLDNARRANAAAAEIAAAAGDRLIHPVEANEVFVALSAGERAALRGAGFAFYDWDEATARFVTAWNSEEAEVMALAKALRGV, from the coding sequence ATGCCTTTCATGTCCGACAATGCCGCCCCTGTTCATCCCGCCGTATGGGCCGCGATGCAGGCCGCCGATGCCCCCCAGCCGCCCTATGACGGCGACAATCTGAGCGCGGCGATGGATGATGCCTTTTCCGCGCTGTTCGGGCGGCCCTGCGCCGCGATGTGGGTGGCCAGCGGGACGGCGGCCAATTGCCTTGCGCTGGCCGCGATGGTGCGGCCCTATGAGGCTGTGCTGTGCCATGAACTGGCCCATATCGAGCGGGATGAATGCGGCGCGCCGGGGTTCTTCACGCATGGCGCGAAACTGGTTCTGGCGGGCGGGGATCATGCGAAAATGACGCCGCAGACCGCCCGCGATCGGCTGGCCAGGGTGGGCGTGGGGGTGGAGCATACGCCTGTGACGGCCCTGTCCATCACCCAGGCCAGCGAGGCGGGATGCGTCTATTCGCCCGGCGAGGTGGCCGCGATGGGCGCCTTCGCGCGGGAAAAGGGGCTGCGTTTTCATATGGACGGCGCGCGCTTTGCCAATGCGGTGGCGCATCTGGGCTGCTCGCCCGCGGCGGCCAGTTGCGAGGGCGGGGTCGAGGCGCTCTCCTTCGGCTTTGTCAAAAACGGCGGGATGGGGGCTGAGGCGCTGATCTTCTTTGCCCCCGACATGGTCGAGGCGACCCGCTATAACCGCAAGCGCGCCGGGCATCTGCAATCCAAGGGGCGCTATCTGGCCGCGCAGATCCTCGCCATGCTGAAAGGCGATCTGTGGCTGGACAATGCCCGCCGCGCCAATGCGGCGGCGGCCGAAATCGCGGCGGCGGCGGGCGACAGGCTGATCCATCCGGTCGAGGCGAACGAGGTGTTTGTCGCGCTCTCGGCGGGGGAACGGGCAGCGTTGCGCGGGGCCGGATTTGCGTTTTACGATTGGGACGAGGCGACCGCGCGTTTCGTGACCGCGTGGAACAGCGAGGAGGCCGAAGTGATGGCTTTGGCCAAGGCTTTGCGGGGGGTGTGA
- a CDS encoding SDR family NAD(P)-dependent oxidoreductase encodes MKTMLIFGLGYTARAIARRLADDGWHIEATGRAGTLDFADEDAVRAAIARADAVLSSVPPAEDVDPVLVRYGANLTGVGWLGYLSSTGVYGDCGGAWVDESAPVVGLGGSGRRAARALADAAWLERDARVLRLPGIYGPPMNGQEGRSAFDRLRQGRAHRVDLPGQIFSRIHVEDIAGAAMAALSAPPGAYNIADDMPAPQNAVIEEACRISGLPLPPLLAESDVPPASRAFYAENRRVANGKARRVLGWRPRFADYRAGLRAIWEGESGGG; translated from the coding sequence ATGAAAACCATGCTGATCTTTGGTCTGGGCTACACCGCCCGCGCAATCGCCCGCCGTCTGGCCGATGACGGATGGCATATCGAGGCGACGGGCCGCGCCGGAACGCTCGATTTCGCGGATGAGGACGCGGTGCGCGCCGCCATCGCCCGCGCCGATGCGGTCCTGTCCAGCGTGCCGCCAGCCGAGGATGTTGATCCGGTATTGGTGCGCTATGGGGCGAATCTGACCGGAGTGGGCTGGCTGGGCTATCTCTCCTCCACCGGGGTCTATGGCGATTGCGGCGGGGCTTGGGTCGATGAAAGCGCGCCCGTGGTCGGGCTGGGCGGATCGGGCCGCCGCGCCGCGCGCGCGCTGGCCGACGCGGCATGGCTGGAGCGCGACGCGCGGGTGCTGCGCCTGCCGGGGATCTATGGGCCCCCTATGAACGGACAAGAGGGACGATCCGCCTTCGACCGCCTGAGGCAAGGCCGCGCCCATCGTGTCGACCTGCCCGGCCAGATCTTCAGCCGCATCCATGTCGAGGATATTGCCGGGGCCGCGATGGCCGCCCTCTCCGCCCCGCCCGGCGCCTATAACATCGCCGACGACATGCCCGCGCCCCAGAACGCCGTGATCGAGGAAGCCTGCCGCATCTCCGGCCTCCCCCTGCCGCCCCTGCTGGCCGAAAGCGATGTGCCCCCCGCCTCGCGCGCCTTCTATGCCGAGAACCGCCGCGTGGCCAACGGCAAGGCCCGGCGCGTGCTGGGCTGGCGGCCCCGGTTTGCCGATTATCGCGCGGGGCTGCGGGCGATTTGGGAGGGGGAAAGCGGGGGCGGATAG